TTGATGGAGAGGAGCTTCTGGATCTGTCCTTCCACCTCCTCCCGGGACTTCTTGAACTCGGGGTGGTCGGCGGTGACCGTGGCCGGCTTCACCGTGGCCAGGTAGCCGGCGATAGTGTTGGGGATGACGAAGTAGCCGTCGGCCAGGCCCTGCATGAGGGCGGAGGCGCCGAGGCGGTTCGCGCCGTGGACGGAGAAGTTGGCCTCGCCCAGGACGAAGAGGCCGGGAACGTTGCTCATGCAGTTGTAATCGACCCACAGACCACCCATGGAGTAATGGGGAGCCGGGTAGATGCGCATCGGCTGCTTGTAGGCGTTCTCGTCGGTGATCTTCTCGTACATCTGGAAGAGATTGCCGTAGCGCTCGCGGATGGTGTCCTCGCCGACGCGGCCGATGGACGAAGCGAAATCGAGGTAGACGCCGCGCTTGCCGGGGCCGACGCCGCGCTCATCGTCGCACTGCTCCTTGGCAGCGCGCGACGCGATGTCGCGGGGGGCCAGGTTGCCGAAGGAGGGGTACTTGCGCTCGAGGTAGTAGTCGCGGTCGTCTTCCGCGATCGCCGAGGCGGGCTTGTCGCAGTCTTCCTTGCTCTTCGGCACCCAGCAGCGGCCGTCGTTGCGCAGAGACTCGGACATCAGGGTCAGCTTCGACTGGTGCTCGCCGGTCTGCGGGATGCAGGTCGGATGGATCTGCGTGTAACAGGGGTTGGCCATGTAGGCGCCTTTTTTGGCGGCCTTCCAGGCGGCGGTGACGCTGCAGCCCATAGCGTTGGTGGAGAGATAGAAGACGTTGACGTAGCCGCCGGTGGCCAGCACTACGGCATCGCCCCAGTATGACTCGATCTCGCCGGTGACCAGGTTGCGGCAGGTGATCCCTTTGGCGACGCCGTCAACCACCACGAGGTCGAGCATCTCGCGGCGCTCGAAGAGCTTGACGGAGCCGGCCTTGACCTGGCGGGAGAGGGCCTGATAGGCGCCGATCAGCAGCTGCTGTCCGGTCTGGCCGCGGGCGTAGAAGGTACGGGAAACCTGGGCGCCGCCGAAGGAGCGGTTGTCCAGGTAGCCTGCGTAGTCGCGAGCGAAGGGAACTCCCTGGGCGACGCACTGGTCGATGATGTTGTTGGAAACCTGGGCCAGACGCCAGACGTCAGCTTCACGAGCCCGGAAGTCGCCCCCTTTGATGGTGTCGTAGAAAAGGCGGAAGATGCTGTCGCCGTCGCTGGGGTAGTTCTTGGCGGCGTTGATTCCGCCCTGGGCGGCGATGGAGTGGGCGCGGCGGGCGCTGTCCTGGTAGCAGAAGGCTTCGACGTTGTAGCCGAGCTCCCCCAGGGTGGCGGCAGCGGCGCCGCCGGCGAGGCCGGTGCCGACCACGAGGACTTTATACTTGCGCTTATTGGAAGGATTGACCAGTTTGAGATCAAACTGGTGACGATCCCAAGATGTCTGAATAGGTCCGGTAGGACATTTGCCGTCGAGTATCACAGTATTAACCCCCTATGACGTTGAAAAAGATTAAGATGGGTGTGAAGAGGAACCCGATAGCCACCAAACCGGCGACCCAGCGGCCGCCCGTGGTCAGTTTGGGGAGGGTGGCGTCATTAGTCAGACCCAGGGACTGGAAGAAGCTCTGAATGCCATGGCGCAGATGAAGCAGCAGCACGATCATGGCGGCCACGTACACGACGGTGACGACAAGGCCGTCAAAGCTCGTAGTCATCATCCGGAACACGTCGAAGCGGCCGATCTCGTCAGCCATCTGATTGAACTCGGGGTTAAAGGCGTGAATCGTGAAATGCAGGAGGTGATATATGACAAAGACCCCCAGAATGACACCGGTCCAGATCATCGTCTCGGCCGAGAAGGTTGTGCGCTCGTTCTTCTTCATGGCGTACTGCTCGGGCCGTGCCGACTTGTTTTCCAGGTAAAGAGTGATCCCCATCCAGATGTGCAGAATGAAAAACACCAGCATCGCTCCGCGGAAGGCCCACAGCAGCGGCGGGAAAGCCCGCAGATGCTCCGCATAGCTGTTTATCCCTTCGGCGCCGCCGAAGATCGACAGATTGCCCAGCATGTGAGCAACGACAAAGCCGACCATTGCCAGCCCCGTGAGCCCCATGATGTACTTTTTACCTAATGACGTCTTGTACCATCGCATGGCAACATCCCATCCCTGTGAAAGATTTATTGCCTACCGGCAAAGGAACCGCAGGAAGTTTTAGCCTCCCTGTCCGAACGGACACCATCTCCCGTCAAGGAAAATGGCGGTCCGCGCCAACTGCTGAAAATATCCATGCCAATCAACCTCCCGTTGAAGACTGCGAAATCTGCGACAATCTTCCTCTCATCCCCGGTCAAAAACCGTAACATGAATTCATGCAAATCCTGATTTAAGTAACATTCGATGCGTATACATGTCAACCGAAAACTGCACACTGTATACACATTTGAAACACCGTTACAGGATGAATTTATCCTTCCAGGACCTCCGGATTCATCTTAAAATATAGCCCTCCCCTTATAGTTTCAATAAAAAATCCCCTCAGTTGCTTTCAACGCCATTTTCTGTTAGTTTTGCGGCTGATTAACTCTTGTGAGAATCACCCATTTATTCTTCCGGTCCGGGAAAGTATACGAAATATGTTCACATTCGATTTGCTCGCCGTCGATCCATGCTCCGCCGCCCGTCGCGGACGCGTAACCACGCCGCACGGGGTGATCGAGACCCCCATCTTCATGCCGGTCGGAACCCACGCTGCCCTCAAGGCCATGACTCCTGCCCAGGTGGAGGAAACGGGGGCCCAGATCATCCTCTCCAACACCTACCACCTGCACCTCAAGCCCGGAGAGGGGCTGGTTCAGAAGGCCGGGGGGCTGCACCGGTTCATGAACTGGTCGAAGCCCATCCTGACCGACAGCGGCGGCTTCCAGGTCTTCTCCCTTCCCAAAAAGAAGATCACCGAGACGGGGGTCTACTTTCGCCATGAGGTCACCGGCGAAGAGATTTTTCTCGGCCCCAAGGAAGCCACCGGTATCCAGAACGCACTAGGCGCAGACATCATCATGGCCTTTGATGAGTGCATCCCCTATCCGGCCACCCATGAATACGCCGCGGCTTCCATCAAAAAGACTCTGCGCTGGGCCGAGCTCTGCCTGGCGAGCCAAAACCGGCCGGAGCAGGCCCTCTTCGGCATCGTTCAGGGGAGCGTCTATGAAGATCTGCGCAGGGAGTGCGCCCGGGAGCTGACCGCCATGGGCTTTCCCGGTTACGCCATCGGCGGGGTGAGCGTCGGCGAGGGGCTCGATCTGCTCAAGAAGGTGGTCGATTATACCGCCCCCTTTCTGCCGGAGGATAAACCGCGCTACCTCATGGGGGTGGGGCTGCCCGAGGACATTCTGGAGAGCGTCCAGCGGGGAATGGACATGTTCGACTGCGTCATTCCCACCCGCTATGCCCGGAGCGCCACCCTGTTCACCAGTCGCGGCAAGATCCGCCTCACCCACCGCCGCTACCGCCGCGACTTCTTCCCTGTCGACGCCGCCTGCGACTGCTACTGCTGCCGGAACTTCACCCGCGCCTACCTGCACCACCTGTACAACGCCAACGAGATCCTCTCGGCGACCCTGGCCGCCATTCACAACGTCCATTTCTATCTGGAGATGATGCAGGGCGCCCGGAAAGCCATCGAGCAGGGCGTGTTCGTGGATTTCAAGGAAGATTTTCTGGGACGGTACGGGAGCGAAACGTAGCTATCAGCTGCAAGCTGCAAGCTGCAAGCTGCAAGCTGTCAGCTGTCAGCTGTAAGCTGTAAGCTGAACCTTTCGTGATTTTGGACTTTGGATTTACTTACAGCTTATAGCTTATAGCTGAACTTCTAGCTTGAAGCTGATAACTGACAGCTAATGAGCGAAGCGAATTCTACAGAGCGGCTTGATCCGGGTCTGGCCCGGCGGCTGCACGGGGCTCTTACCGCCGGCCCGGATGAGCTCTTTCAGCTGGTTCAGGACCCGTCTCACGAGGTCCTGCGGGCTCTGCTGAAGAATCCCCGGCTGGGGGAAGATCACCTTCTGTCCCTGCTCAAACGCCGCGATTTGTCCGAGGACCTGCTCAAAGCCGTCTTCCGCCTGGAAAAGGTCGACGCCAGCCACCGTCTCAAGGTCGCCCTGGTCTTCAATCCCGGCACCCCCGGAGCGGTGGTCCAGACCCTCCTCCCCCAGCTCTACCTCTTCGAGCTGGCCAATCTCTGCCATCTCCCCGGAGTCACCCCCGATCAGAAGGTCGCCGCCGAGCGGGTGATCATTCAGCGCCTCCCCACCACTGCTCTGGGGAACAAGCTCACCCTGGCGCGGCGGGGAACGGGCGCCGTGGTCGCTGAACTGTTCAAGGAAGGAGATGCGCGGCTGATCGAGGCGTGCCTGCTCAATTCCAGACTCAAGGAGGCCGCCATTCTTCAGTTTCTAGGCAGCAGCCGAGCCACGGCGGAAACCATTTCCGCCGTCGCCCGCCACCCGAGATGGAAAAGCCGCCCCAATATCAGGCTCGCCATCCTCAAGACCCCCCACACTCCAGCGGTCTGGTTCACCCTCTTCCTCCCCGCTCTCCGGATCCCCGAGCTCAACAACCTTCTAACCTCCCGAAGGCTCACCCCCAGACAGAAGATGCTGGTGGAGGAGGAGCTGAAAAAGCGGTGAGGGACGCCCCGTCCCCCTTCCCTTAGATATCTTCCTAACTGGAGCAGAAGGTGTTGGGATGAAACTCTCTGATACATTGAAATTTCCCGACAATCATGTTTAATAAGTCAAAGCCTGCAATCCCATCCCCTTAACCGGAGTACCTTAATGACGAAAGAGACGGAACGCAAGGTCCTGATTGTTGAGGATGATCCCGTCGTTTGCAGGCTGACGGCAAATCTGCTCGAAAAAGAGAGGAACCTTAAAGCCCAATGCGCGACCAGCGGTGAAGATGCCGTCCGGGCATGGCGAGATGGAAAATTTGATGTGATCCTGATGGACATCCGGATGGAAGGGATGGACGGCATTGAAACGGCAAAACTGATCCGGGAACTGGAGAGGACATACGGCAGAAAGCGGGCTAAAATAATCGCTTACAGTGCCATCGCGGATCAGAACACCATCGAAAGCAGCTTCGAAGCAGAATTCGACGATTTCATATCCAAGCCAAGCACCCTGGCCAAAATCATGGACAAAATAGACCACTCCCTCTCCACCCATTAGCGACCCCTCGCCTCCTACGCCATTGGGGCAGGCTCCCCTTGAACCGACGAGCTCGATCCCGAATCATTCCGCCATTGTCGTAATTAAGCCTTTGTGAGCGGATGCGGGTATTATATCGTACACCCGCTCTGAGTTGCTACGGGTCCGATCCCAAGAGTCAGTGCCGCCGCCCCGAGGATCCCGGCGTCATCACCCAATTCTCCGTTGACGACCTTCATGCGCTGAGCGGGGATCTCAAACGCCCGCCGTGAAAGCTCCCCTTCCAGAGCCGGGCGAAAGAGATCGAGGCTTTCACTGGCTCCGCCGCTGATCACGGCGCCTTCCAGGTTGAGCAGATTCGCGATCCCTGCCAGGACCTGTCCCAATCGGCGTCCCGCCTCATCCAGCGCAGCCAGGGCCACTCGATCACCCCGGAGGGCCGCTACGGCAACCTGGTGGCTGGTAAGCTCTTCCCGGGCTAGACCCCTCAAACTGCTCATTCCGCCGGCATTGAGGAATTCCTGAACGGATCTGACAATCCCTGTTGCCGAGGCATACTGTTCGAGACAGCCGCGGGAGCCGCAGACGCAGAGGCGCCCCTCCGGCTCGACGGTCATGTGACCCACTTCTCCCGCCGCACCGTCCGCCCCTTCCCATAGCCGCCTTTCGAGTACAAGTCCTCCACCCACGCCGGTCCCCAGGGTGAGGGTGATGAACGATCTGAAATTTCTTCCTGCCCCGAACAGCGCCTCACCAAGCGCGATGATATTGGCATCGTTACCGAGGGTGATGGGAAGACCCAGCCGCTCCTGCAGAAGTGCCGCGAGAGGCGCATTGTTCAGGGAGGGCAGATTGGGGCTGACTCGGACGATGCCTTCAGGGGCTATGATTCCCGGCACTCCCATCCCCAGGGCTTCCGCCTTGAGACCCTGCTTTTCGGCAACGACGCAGAGTTCGCGGCAGAAAGCAATCAGACGATCCAGAAATTGCTCCAGACCTTCCTCCATCCGGGTGGGCATACGAAAAACGGAGGACAGCACTCCCTCGGAGGTGACCAGCGCGCCGCGGCAATTGGTTCCGCCCAAATCAATGCCGATCACCGCCTTTTGACTCATGGCTTCTCCCCCCGACTTTCGGTGGCAATGGCAAGTTTTCCGAAACCGGCCTCGCGAGCTGCATCCATCAACTGCACCACCTTTCCATGCCTCGCCTCTTCGTCTGCCAGAAGGAGGAAGGTCATGGTCCGTGCCTTTTCACCGTAGCCACTGAGGCGGCGGCGCAGTTCTTCCAGCTCAACGCGTTCTTCATTAAAGGTAATCTCGCCACTCCTGGAGAAATATACCTTGATTTCCTCCTGTGGCTTTTCAGCCATTTGAGAGGAGGATTCGGGAAGCTTGATTGAAATCCCAGGGGTTTCCACAAAGGTGGTGGATATCATGAAGAAGATGAGCAGGAGAAAGACCACGTCCACCATAGGGGTCAGTTCGACCCTGGGATCTTCTCGCCTCTTGCGAATAAAGGCCATTCGTCACTCCCCCAGCAGATCGACCATGTGCAGGGAATATTCCTCCATCTCCAGAACCATTCGATCCACCCGGCTGGTGAGATATTTATGAAGCAGAATGGTGGGAATCGCCACGGTGAGGCCGGCGGCCGTGGTAATGAGGGCCTTGGAAATTCCACCGCCCAGAGTAGCCGGAGTGCCTCCCCCCTGAGCGGAGATTATCGTGAAAGCCTCGATCATGCCCAGCACGGTCCCCAGCAATCCGAGCAGAGGAGAAATGGTTGCGATTGTCCCGAGAAGGCCCAGATAGCGTTCCAGGGGAGCGGCTTCCCGTCCGCCAACTTCTTCCACAATCGTCTTGATCTGCTCCCGGGGCCGCCCCGCACTGCGAAGGGCTGAAACCAGAATGCGGGCCAGGGGAGTGCCGGTCCTCTGACAGACGATAACCGCCTCCTCGATCCGGTTCTTCCTTACCAAACTTTCCACCTCCCTGACCATCGCTATGGTCCCCCTGCCCAGGCGGAACAACGTCCATACCCTCTCGAAAAAAATGGCCAAGGCCAAAACGGAGCAGAGCAGGATGGGATACATGAGTGGCCCGCCCTTTTGGAATATCTCCAGCATGTTACGAATCCGCCTTTCTTAAAGCATCACTGAATCGCCATAGAGTAACATAAAACCGATTGGAACAAAAAGATGAACTATTTAGAGGGATGGAGGGTTTCGACAGGTCTCTTGGAATCATCCTTCGTGGCCTCCATCTCTCGGCGCAGCCTGTTGAGCTGGCGATTCAACTGGGTAATCTTCATGGCGCTGAACAGGGCTGCCAAGATGAACCCGAGAAAAAAGATAAAGATGAGGATCAAAAAAAGAGGCATTGGAGGCGTTCGATAGCTGAAGAAGATGATCTGCACAGATTGGGCATTGTTGATGCTGAAAATAAAGAGCACCAGAAGAATAACAGAGGCAAGAAGGATACGAAGAGTTTTCATGGGCGTCTCTCGTCAAAGGCGTGTGCAAGAAGTTCGTAGGTTGCCTCGATGTGCTGGGGAATGACCCGTACATCGGAAAAGACCGGCATGAAGTTGGTGTCGCCGCTCCAGCGCGGCACAATGTGCATGTGGAGATGATCAGCCACCCCCGCTCCGGACTCCCGACCAAGATTCATACCGACATTAAACCCGTGGGGCGCAACTTTCTCTTGCAGCACGTTGCGGCAGAGAACCAGAAAACGGTGCATCTCCAACGCTTCATTCTCGGTGAGGTCATTAAGATCGGCGATGTGCCGATAGGGAGCGATCAGGAGATGGCCGTTAGAATACGGATACTTGTTCATGATGATGAAGGCATGCTCTCCGCGTCGAAGGACATGGCGCTTCCGATCCTCACCCCGGATCTCCCGAATGCAGAAGATGCAGCCTTCTTCCGGCGAGTTTTCGTCTCCGGCGATATAAGCCATCCGCCAAGGGGCCCAAAGCTGTTTCATGGTTTGTCTCCCTGGGAACTTCAAGAGATCCCTGGCTCCCGATTACGGTGCTCTGCATATTAAATGAATTATTCCAATGGAATAATCCGTCCCTCTATCCGATCGTTCACCTCAAGGATGCCGACGGAATGGTATGGCGCCCGTCTGCAGTCAGTGGGGCTTCCGGGATTGAAGAAGAGTATTCCATCCCTGCGATGACAAACGGGCTGGTGACTGTGGCCATAAACAATACAATCGAGGCGCTCCCCATGAAACTCCCTGAGAATGCGATCCTCAATTCTGTCGGGGCAGCCCCAACCGTGGATCAGTCCAATGCGAAAAGTGCCTGCCTCAATGATCTTGCTGATGGGGAGGCCTCGAACCGGAGGATCCATGTTACCCCGCACGACATGAACGGTTCGGCCGGTAAAAGCGGCCAGCACATCCGGATTAATTATATCGCCGGCATGAAGGATCATATCGACTTCCCGGAAACAGCCGTTCAGCAGGTCCTGAAGAAAGGAAATACCCTGACCGGGATCCTGGATATGCGTATCGGAAAGTACGCCGATTTTAAACATGAAAACTCCAATTGTGAAATTTCGATAGAGCATCCAAGTATAACAAAAGATGTCCGGGAAAAAAATGCTGTATTCCTGGATCAGTTCAGGTGTTTCCCTGCTTCCTGATTCACTATGGCTAAAAACAGCCAACAAGACGGGCATCTGCCACCCTCTCAGAGCCTCATTTGATTTCATTTATCAGAAGTTTGCCTTGACGGCCCTGAATCTAAAGGTATCCTCAGAAGGGTTATGCAATAATCCACTCTTGGCACCTACGTTGCTTAAGCAAGTAATCTGTTCCCGGCGGGTATACCAAACAGAGTTTCTTCCAGATGCGGTTCTCGAGAGATTCTGCTTGACAGGCCATCACAGGTGCGAGTATTTTTATATTTAATATTACTAAATTTTTTTCTAGACATACTTCAGAACTTTTCCCAAGCACACAATGAAAATAACGTTGTATCTGATGTGGAACCATTTCGCACATAGGGTATCCTTTAAGGCAAATTAAAAAATCAATTACAAGGGAGGATGTTGAATCATGTCCAAACGTCAAGACGCCCTGGATTATCACAGCTCAGGCCGTAAAGGAAAAATCGAAGTCGTTACCACAAAGCCCTGCGCCACCAGCCGGGACCTGTCCCTCGCCTACAGCCCCGGAGTCGCCGAGCCTTGTCTGGAGATCGAAAAAAACCCCAATACCGCCTACGAGTATACCGCCAAGGGAAACCTCGTGGCCGTCGTCTCCAACGGAACCGCGGTTCTCGGGTTGGGAGATATAGGCGCCTTGGCTGGGAAACCGGTCATGGAAGGCAAAGGAGTCCTGTTCAAGCGTTTCGCCGATGTCGACGTTTTCGATATCGAACTCGACACCAAGGATTCCGACGAGATCATCCGCACCGTCAAACTCCTCGAGCCGACCTTCGGCGGCATCAACCTGGAAGATATCAAGGGTCCCGAGTGCTTCTACATCGAGGAAGAGCTCAAAAAGATCATGAACATCCCCGTCTTCCACGATGACCAGCACGGCACGGCCATTATCGCCGCCGCCGGGATGCTCAATGCCCTCGAGATCGTCGGCAAGAAGATCGAGGACGTTAAAATGGTGGTCAACGGGGCTGGTGCCGCCGGAATCGCCTGCGCCAACCTCGCTATATCCCTCGGCATCAAGAAAGACAATGTCATCCTCTGTGATACCAAAGGGGTTATCTACAAGGGACGCACCGCCGGGATGAACGACTACAAGGAGCGCCTGGCCGCCGAAACCGACGCCCGCACCCTGGAGGAGGCGATGGTCGGCGCCGACATATTCTTCGGCGTTTCGGCCAAAGGAGCCGTCACCACCGAGATGTTGCGCTCCATGGCCAAGGACCCGGTCGTCTTCGCCATGGCCAATCCGGACCCTGAAATCACTCCGCCCGAGGCCAAGGAAGTGCGCGACGACGTCATCATCGGCACCGGACGCAGCGACTACAACAACCAGGTCAATAACGTCCTGTGTTTCCCCTTCCTCTTCCGCGGAGCCCTGGACACCCATGCCAGCGCCATCAATGAGGAAATGAAGCTGGCGGCGGTCAAGGCCCTGGCCGACCTCGCCAAGGAGGACGTCCCCGATTCGGTGCGCAAGGCCTACGGCAACGTCGAGATCAGCTTCGGTCGTGAATATCTCATTCCCAAACCCTTCGATCCACGCGTCCTTCTCCATGTCGCCCCAGCCGTTGCCCAGGCGGCCATGGACAGCGGAGTTGCCCGCCGTCCGATTTCCGATATGGAAAAGTACGTGGAGCAGCTCGAAGCTCTGCAGGGCCGCTCCAAGGAGATTATGCGGACGCTGATCAACAAGGCCAAGTCCGACCCCAAGCGGGTGGTCCTTCCTGAGGGGGAAGAAGACAAAATCCTTCGTGCCGCCCAGATCCTCATCGACGAGAAGATCGCCATTCCTATCCTGCTCGGCGACAAGGAGGAAATCTACAACCGGATCGAGGAACTCGGTCTCGACCTCAACGGCGTCCAGATCATCGACCCGATGACCGATTCCAGACGGGGCGAATACATCGACGCTTTTTTCGAGCTTCGCCAGCGCAAAGGGGTAACCCGTGCCGAAGCCAAGCGCCTTATCAAGAAGAACCGCAACTTTTACGGGGCGATGATGGTCGAGAAGGGCGATGCGGATGCCCTCCTCTCGGGAATCGCGCACCATTACCCCGATACCATTCGTCCGGCCCTTGAAATCATCGGAAAACAGGATGGTCTCTCCAAGGTTCACGGGATGTACATGCTGGTCTTCAAAAAGGATGTCGTCTTCTGCGCCGATGCCACGGTGACCATAGAGCCGACCGCCGAGGAGTTGGCCGAAACCGCCATTCTCTCGGCACAGAAAGCCAGGCATTTCGAGGTTGAGCCTAAAGTGGCCATGCTCTCCTTCTCAAACTTCGGCAGCACCGAGCACCCCTTGACCCTTAAGGTCAAGCGTGCCACTGCCCTGGTCAAGGAGCAGGCCCCCGACCTCATCGTGGACGGCGAGATGCAGGCTAACGTTGCTCTCGACCCGGAACTGGTAGCCAACCAGTATCCCTTCTCCGCGCTCAAGGGAGACGCCAACGTTCTGGTCTTCCCCGACCTGCAGTCGGGCAACATCTGCTACAAGCTGCTCATCAAGCTCGGCGGCGCCGAATCGGTGGGGCCGATCCTTATGGGGATGAAGAAGCCGGTGCACGTCCTGCAGCGGGGGGACGACGTGGCCGACATCATCAATATGGCCGCGGTCGCCGTGGTCGACGCCCAGGAAGCGGCCAGGGCATAAATTACCGAACAGCAGCAGAGAAAAAGAGGGGGGGAGCCGGCGGCTCCCCCCTTTTCCATCTTTTCCTTTCCATGTCCGTTCAATCCTGCTAAACTTCCGCGACAAAAAATCCAGTTTTTATATTTTCGCAAAATATCAGAGGTTTTCCATGCGCTACATGAGTACCCGCGGCCAGGTCCGTGGCATACCTTTCAAGGACGCTGTCATGATGGGCCTTGCCGACGACGGCGGACTTCTGCTGCCGGAATCGATTCCTGCCCTATCTCCCGGCGACATCGAGGCGCTGGAGAAGCTGGCCTACCCGGAACTGGCCTTTCAGATCATTTCCCTTTTCGCCTCCGACATTCCCTCTGCGGACCTCAAAGGTCTCATCGAGCGTTCCTACAGCACCTTCACCCATCCCGAGGTCACTCCCGTCAGCCATCAGGACGGAGTGTACATCCTCGAACTCTTCCACGGCCCCACCCTGGCTTTCAAAGACGTTGCGCTGCAGTTTCTCGGGAATCTTTTCGAATATCTTCTCAATGAGCGCGGCGAGAAGATGAATATCGTCGGAGCCACCTCAGGGGATACGGGCAGCGCCGCCATCTACGGTGTCCGGGGAAAAGAGAACATCAACATCTTCATTCTACATCCTCACCAACGGGTTTCACCGGTTCAGGAAATGCAGATGACCACGGTTCTCGACCCCAATGTCCATAATCTGGCAATTCAAGGATCCTTTGATGATGGCCAACGCATCGTCAAGGAAATCTTTGGCGATCTCGAGTTCAAGTCACGCCTTTCGCTTGGCGCGGTCAATTCCATCAATTGGGCCCGCGTTCTTGCGCAGATCGTCTATTATTTCTACGCTTGGGGCCGGGTGCGTCGCCAGACCGGCTGCAACAGTCTCTATTTTTCCGTTCCGACCGGCAATTTCGGTGACATATTCGCCGGCTACATCGCCAAGCGCATGGGGCTGCCGATCCGCCGTCTGGTGCTGGCCACCAACGAGAACAATATCCTGTCCCGATTCGTCCGCAACGGCGATTATTCCACCGGCAATGTTGTGGAGACTCTCTCCCCATCCATGGATATCCAGGTAGCCAGCAATTTCGAACGCTATCTCTTCTATCTCTACGGCGGCAACTCCGAAAGAGTTGCGGCGGCAATGGAATCCTTCAGCCGCGACGGAAGACTGAGCTTTTCTAAAGAGGAAATGGCCGAAGTGGGGAACGATTTTCTTTCCCAGACGGTGGACAGGGACCAGACCATCGATACCATCCGGAGTTTCCACGCCCTCACCGGCTATATCCTCGACCCCCATACCGCAGTCGGAATCAAGGCTGGTCGGGATCTTTCGGGTGGCGAAGCTCCGGTGGTCTGCCTGGCCACTGCGCATCCGGCCAAATTCGGAGAAGCCGTACGCTCGGCCATCGGCCGTGAGCCTGAAATCCCACCTTCGCTGGCAGGCATCGAGGCGCTGGAGAGGCGCTGCGAGATCATCGACGCCGATACCGAGGCAGTCAAAAAGTATGTGGAAAGGAAAACCGTCATTGGTCATTAGTTAAACCGTCATTGGTCAATGGTTGTAACAAATGACAAATTACAAATGACGCCATAAACGAAAAAGCCCCCGATTTCTCGGGGGCTTTTTCGTTTATGGCTTGACGATTATTTAGCAGTCGAAGTAAAGAGCGAATTCCTCGGGACAGGGGCGCATCCGAACGGGATTGACCTCGGC
This is a stretch of genomic DNA from Desulfuromonas sp. TF. It encodes these proteins:
- a CDS encoding HIT domain-containing protein gives rise to the protein MKQLWAPWRMAYIAGDENSPEEGCIFCIREIRGEDRKRHVLRRGEHAFIIMNKYPYSNGHLLIAPYRHIADLNDLTENEALEMHRFLVLCRNVLQEKVAPHGFNVGMNLGRESGAGVADHLHMHIVPRWSGDTNFMPVFSDVRVIPQHIEATYELLAHAFDERRP
- a CDS encoding metallophosphoesterase: MKSNEALRGWQMPVLLAVFSHSESGSRETPELIQEYSIFFPDIFCYTWMLYRNFTIGVFMFKIGVLSDTHIQDPGQGISFLQDLLNGCFREVDMILHAGDIINPDVLAAFTGRTVHVVRGNMDPPVRGLPISKIIEAGTFRIGLIHGWGCPDRIEDRILREFHGERLDCIVYGHSHQPVCHRRDGILFFNPGSPTDCRRAPYHSVGILEVNDRIEGRIIPLE
- a CDS encoding NADP-dependent malic enzyme, with the protein product MSKRQDALDYHSSGRKGKIEVVTTKPCATSRDLSLAYSPGVAEPCLEIEKNPNTAYEYTAKGNLVAVVSNGTAVLGLGDIGALAGKPVMEGKGVLFKRFADVDVFDIELDTKDSDEIIRTVKLLEPTFGGINLEDIKGPECFYIEEELKKIMNIPVFHDDQHGTAIIAAAGMLNALEIVGKKIEDVKMVVNGAGAAGIACANLAISLGIKKDNVILCDTKGVIYKGRTAGMNDYKERLAAETDARTLEEAMVGADIFFGVSAKGAVTTEMLRSMAKDPVVFAMANPDPEITPPEAKEVRDDVIIGTGRSDYNNQVNNVLCFPFLFRGALDTHASAINEEMKLAAVKALADLAKEDVPDSVRKAYGNVEISFGREYLIPKPFDPRVLLHVAPAVAQAAMDSGVARRPISDMEKYVEQLEALQGRSKEIMRTLINKAKSDPKRVVLPEGEEDKILRAAQILIDEKIAIPILLGDKEEIYNRIEELGLDLNGVQIIDPMTDSRRGEYIDAFFELRQRKGVTRAEAKRLIKKNRNFYGAMMVEKGDADALLSGIAHHYPDTIRPALEIIGKQDGLSKVHGMYMLVFKKDVVFCADATVTIEPTAEELAETAILSAQKARHFEVEPKVAMLSFSNFGSTEHPLTLKVKRATALVKEQAPDLIVDGEMQANVALDPELVANQYPFSALKGDANVLVFPDLQSGNICYKLLIKLGGAESVGPILMGMKKPVHVLQRGDDVADIINMAAVAVVDAQEAARA
- the thrC gene encoding threonine synthase; the protein is MRYMSTRGQVRGIPFKDAVMMGLADDGGLLLPESIPALSPGDIEALEKLAYPELAFQIISLFASDIPSADLKGLIERSYSTFTHPEVTPVSHQDGVYILELFHGPTLAFKDVALQFLGNLFEYLLNERGEKMNIVGATSGDTGSAAIYGVRGKENINIFILHPHQRVSPVQEMQMTTVLDPNVHNLAIQGSFDDGQRIVKEIFGDLEFKSRLSLGAVNSINWARVLAQIVYYFYAWGRVRRQTGCNSLYFSVPTGNFGDIFAGYIAKRMGLPIRRLVLATNENNILSRFVRNGDYSTGNVVETLSPSMDIQVASNFERYLFYLYGGNSERVAAAMESFSRDGRLSFSKEEMAEVGNDFLSQTVDRDQTIDTIRSFHALTGYILDPHTAVGIKAGRDLSGGEAPVVCLATAHPAKFGEAVRSAIGREPEIPPSLAGIEALERRCEIIDADTEAVKKYVERKTVIGH